TATTGTTCCCTTCGGTTTATAACACTATTGCTTACCGAGTGTACCGTATGCCCTGCTCTGTTGTGAGTTCTTGCCACAGATTCCTCATTAATCCTCCTGGTGACCCTGAAGGAGGTAACACCACCGTTCTGATTTTACAGTGAGggccctgaggcccagagaggtgattTCACTGGCCCAGACTCTCAGCTAGTACCTGACAAACAATCTGGCTTCGGGGTCCATGCACCTAATCTCTTCACTACATTACATATCCTCTTTTGTATGTAGCCAATGTTACACTAAAAACTGAAAAGTGGTATCTGTACGTGATGAAAAATGCAAAGTGTTCAGAGGATGTATGGGTACAGGTAAGTCTCCCTCCCATTTCTAACCCTAGCTCAGTTCCCTTTACCAAAGGCAAGTCTATGACCAGTTTCTTGTCTAGAAATAATCTGTACTTAAAGAAGAAATGCATATAACCTCCCCACTacctgccccattttttttttttttccaatgcaaCTTTTTAGCACACTGTTCTGTACCTTCTGCTTTTTCTAAGCAATGATACTACCTTGGAACTCTTTCATAGCAGCACATGCTTCATTTACTATTATCCGACTATCTGCCTCATAACTCATTTTACCAGGCTATTACCATCAACGGACATTTAGATCACCGACCACTTGCAACTGCAAACAGGACTGCAGCAACTATCTTTGGCCTCATATCTTTATGCACCTATTCGAGTTTAACTGTCAGATGAACTCCTAAAAAAGAACTGCTGGATCAAAGGGTCCCTGCATGTTAAATATCAATGGGCCCTGCCACATAGCCTTGCCACAGGCAGTGCCCAATGACACCCCAGAAAACACATGGCTGTCCCCAGCAGTCCACGTCCATGTCACACGGCATGTTATCCATTCTCTTGATCTGGGCACTTCTGCTACCTAAGATCTTTTCTCTAAGAAAGGACTCGCTTCCCTCAGCTGTTAGGAAAAGGGCCAAAGCTCTCCAAGAACAGGAGTGTTCTGAGCATTTCCTGCCCCTCCGCTCCCTGGTTTTCCCCCAGGTAAGAGGGTCCTAAGAAAGGGAGGATGGCATTCCAAGTAGCTCTCCCTTACATGCATGTGGGGAACAGGCACTGTTGAGTATGGCTGGAGGGAGTATCTGGTATGATCTTTTCAGGGGCCAGTATTCGGCCACAGACATCAAAAGGCTTTCAAATCATATACATTCCCTTTGCCCAGTAATATGACCTATACGGATTTGCCACATAAAAAATCTTCAGGGTCCATGTCAGATAAAATACCAcatcttcggggcacctgggtggctcagttggttaagcgtccaactttggctcaggtcatgatctcacggttcatgagtttgagccccacgtcaggctctgtgctgatagctcagagcccactttggatcctctgtccccctctctctgcccctcccccactcatccttctttctctctctccctcaaaataaaaaaacttaaaaatattacatcTTCATTTTCACTAATCTCTAACTGAAATTTAGTATTTACATCAATTACGAACGATGGAAGCAAATCACGGCAATGTTAGCAGTGAACTCTGATATTTTCATGGCACGTTATACAGCTGAagatatctcaaaatatcatttGCACTCATTGCTACTTCAAAATTAGATTCTTATCAGACCCTCCACTAAATCTTGTTATTTCAGCGCATTCCTAACGAAACACACATGTTCTTTGAGTATTTAGGTACCGTGTTTCAGTATAATTGTTCTCTCTGGAAtcctatgtattttttccttaagcACTTCAGAACACAGTTCTAAGAAGGGGCCCACAGACTTCACCAGACACCAAAGAAGCCACAGCACAAAAAAGGTTAAGAACCCCTGGTCTAGGCAATACCTTGTGTCTATAAGTCTAAACACGTATGAGTGTTCCCAGCAGTGCTACTTGTAATAATGAAAAACGCGAACTCCAATGTCCAACAAGAGATTGGTTACATAAAACAGATTATGGAAAAAATACTATGCAGCCATTGGGAAACAAATGGGTATTTCAAGGATGAGGATGATGACAGCATGAGCACTTAAGTGCCATACGTTGCTGAGGAAACTTTCTTTGAGAAACCAAACAGCAACTCACCCAGGGCCGCATGGAGAAGAGAGCAGAGCCAGGCCACAAGGGACCCAGGCCAACAGGCCTCCACCACCCTGTCCTGCCTACATCGAGGTCGTCTCAGCTTCCCACGAAAAGCACAGACTTCAGTTTTTTAAAGGATGATAATACTACTGTAACTGTTTTAAAAGGATTGATGTTTGgggaatatacaaagaaatatttggggGTAAAATCATGTATTTGGGATTTGCCACATCATCCAATAGTGGGtaggaatgaagaggaagaagcaaaacGATCGGTACTAAGGTGTTAAGTGTTGACACAAGGTGACGGGACATGGAGGTTCCATACACTATCCTCCTACCGTGTGTGGTcgacatttaccaaaaaaaaaaaaaaaaaactttttggaaaAACTCATTCAAGAAATAGAACCGAAGGTACAAGTCCGGCCAACGCTCAGCACCTGCCAGCCCTGTGACATACCAGCCTCGTCCAGAATGAAGCCGCCATGGCGGGGTTTCTTGGGAGGCCTGTcatcatcttcctcttcctcttcttcatcgtattcttcctcctcttcctcctcctcttcttcctcaggcTCTTCCTCCTTCTCGCTGCCTGCTACACTCCGCCGCTCTTCTTCTACCTGCAGGGTTACAAAAGGTTGGGGCACCAGGGTTCTGTACCCCAAAATCCAGATACCAAGCTCCCAACCCCAGGTCTGACCTTAATTCTGGCTGGCTAGTCATAAGCTCCTCTGCTCTGCAtgccctcccttccaccccagcCTCTCTGGGAGCCATCCTACCTCAGTGATAGCACTGCCACCCAGTCAACCAATACCTGGGAGCTGACCCACACTCCCTGCTCCACTAGACCTCCTTGCTAGCCTCCACCTGGCCCGTAAATGTTGTAGCTCCATGAGGGCGGTCCTTGGCCCTCGTCTCTTTCCACTCTACAACTCCCCAGGCCGCCTCATCCACTCCCTCAGCTGGTGGGCCTCTCTGTGACTATGATTCCTAGATCTCCGGTTCCAGTCTACACTGCTCCCCAAGGTCATCGCCTGCCTCTTGTTGCTAATTCCGAGGACAATCTTCAGTTGTTACGTACGAGACACTTCACACCACTGCCTACTCCCTCCCTAAAGAAATGCTCTTCCCTTGATATCTGTCACATCACATTCTCCCGGCTTTTCTCCAACTTCTCTGGCTGCCCCTCTGCagtcccctcttcctctctcacccCTCAAGTGCTGGCTTCAGTCCCCAGGGTTCAGCCAGGGGCCCGCTCTGCTTCTCCCTGCATACACTCTCCCACTGGGCCACTTTACCTTCCAGTCCCAGTTCCTGTCTCTGCAGGTGATACCTCATCTGTCTCCAGCTCCCCACTTTCTTCCAGAACTAGAGGCCCCCCATATGTCAGCAGCCTCCACAGATGCCTCCCTTAGATGTCTTCTGAACCCTTCACGCCCACCGTGTCCCACACTGACCTCAACGTCTTCCCCTAGACCTGTGCTGGCTCCCTCTAGCTCTCATCGGGCACCAAACTCTTGACATTTCTGCTTTTGGAACATTGTCCCTCCAAgctgtcccttctcccccatccctACAGCCCTAGCCTAGGCCAGATCACTGCCCTCTAAAACCTAGCCCCTTGCCCAGCCTCCTTTCTGGTCTCTTGGCCTccaaaccagtcacaaaaggaaatgaCCCAGACAAAACAGTATTCCCCAAACTTCAATCTTTTCCGCACTAACTTCACGTCTTCTTGCCAAGTTCACATCAGTTCAACCtgtttatttggtattttaaattcactcatgtttttatttaacttaacaaAGAAACTTTTCCAAACTTTGGagtatttcagaaacaaaaacatttttaaaattagcttgctacaaataaaaagtaaccataaagataaaagcaaaacaggggcgcctgggtggctcagttggttaagcgtctgacttcggctcaggtcatgatcgcacggttcacaagtttgagccccgtgtcgggctctgtgctgacagctcagagcctggagcctgcttcggattctgtgtctccctctctctctgcccctccccacctctcaaaaataaataaaaacatccaaaAATTATGATCTAAAATATGAAACTGATCATTTGGTCCCCTGCTTAAAACAGGGCCAgggctccccactcccccaggTAAAGAACCAGCTGCTTAACAGCTTAGACAAGAAGCACACACTCTGCTACTGCCTCTCCTTCTTATCCTGCCTCTTCGGGCTCCCCCTCCCAAGTGCTAGGTCCCAGCCACACTGAACCACTCGTTCCATGCTCTCTCAGTGCTAGTATCATCCGTGCTGGTCCtctgcaaaaaaacccaaaaacgtTCTTTTGCCTCTCACTCATACTTCAATCAAAATACTCCCCCTTCTAGGAAGTCATGCCTACCCCCTGCCCCAGCAAAGTCAGGCACATCCTCTGAGCTTCCTCCATCACAGCCCCGACCACCGTGAGCTCTCTCAGGCTATCTCAGGCATTGCTGGGTCCCCAACATTACCCAGTTCAGGGATGGGAACAGAAGACAACTTAAACATTTGTTTAGTACATACTCCTGACTCATCCACAATGTCCCGCCTTTTAACAACTCAAACTACTCTGAGTAGCCTGATTTCAAGGAACCCTGTCTTCATTCCCCTGGCTCAGTCCCAGCAAAGCCTTCTTTCCAAACCTGGCTCCCTGATCCCTGAGGAAAAGAGCTCCCATTACTATTTGTGTTATCTTGGGGCTGGAACGTGCTCTTACACTGTCTGTCCTCAGCATCCCCTGAAATAACCGCTGGTTTATAAAACTATCTCCCCTCCAGGACAGAGAGCTCCATGAAGGAGCCTGTGATCCCAGCCTGATAGGaacacttgctgaatgaatgaatgaatgaatgtgcagGTTACTGTGGCTGAGAATGGGGAAACCGCTGACTCCCCCAACAGTGGCTCATCATCTGCCATCCCAACCTTCTATCCACAGGACCTGGTCCTTCAAGGACCATGCTAACCTTTGGCTATCCAAAAAGCCTATCCAGTCCTATCTCTAGCTGGCCTCTCACTGTCCTCCTGCCTCATCTAGTGACGGGAGACAAGTGAGCAGGCGAGTCAAGAGCCTGGTGTAGTGTTGGGAAGTGAGATTTGCACAGAGCAAACCAGATGTCCCAGCCAGGAAAAGGACCCAGGGATCCTGGCCTCATTACCACCAGGCTTTAACCACAAGCAAAGTGCCTTGAAGCCATGAGTCAGGGAGACCAAGAACCCAGTACTGCTGCTCGAAGAAAAACCCTTCCTAGCATCCTCCCATTTGCCTCACCCCCACCATGGCTTCCTGACTCTTCCAACTCTTCACTGGAAGCTGAGGACTCCCCACAGGGCACAAGGATTGACAATCAAATGCCTACCGAGGGCaagcagagaacaaaaataaatggggcAGCTCAAAGGAAACCCATGGCACTCTCCATCTACCTGATGTTTCCTAGGACACAAGTAAAGGAAAACTTCCTTTTACCTAAATCTTCTGCCACAAGGCAGGCATCATGATAAATGGCAACTGATATATCCCAGGAATTGGAGAAAATTCCCCATTTTAAAGCAGGCTGCCACTTCTTGAGCAAAGAGCTGCTTGCTGGCTCCTCTAATTTtcccagaaaagcagaaaaatcatgatttttaCATGAAATCGCCCTTGCAAGTGTTGGCAACTACCTTTAAAAAACTGATTTATGTTTCTGTAGGTTAAAGGAGACATCTATAATCATCCAGTCATCTCTGTTAGTTTGTAACTGTTGCCTACTAAGTGTAAACTCCCTGAAAGCAAAAATTTGCCTTGTTCTATTCTCTCCAACACCTAGGAAGAACCTGGAACAAAGTTATAGATGCTCAAACATTCATTTGCTCAATAAATAAGTTAGAAATAAATAGACAAGGAAAATAGCTAAAAGGAGACTATTTAAAGTCAGTTATGTCCCaggaaatgtttatttgattCCTGAAACAGTGATCCTTTTAAAGCATTAGATCACATCCCTTCTTTGCTCAAAACCTCAAGACTCTGTCGCACTCAATCAGGACAAATTCCTCACCAGAGGCTTCAAGATCCTATATGATCTGGCTCCCGTCACTTTCTTGTGGCGCTCACTCTGATCCAGCCAAACTTGACTCCTTGTTACTTTTTGAACACGCAGACATGCTCCCAACTTGGCACTTGCTGTTCCCCCCTTACTGGAACACTTTTCTTCCACACATGACTCACTTTCTCACCTCCAACacatctttttttcaaatatcactCTCTCAGACTCACCCTATTTAAAACTGACCCAAGGCTCCCtattccccttccctgctcttctcCAAAGTACTTTCTGCTTTACTAAATGATACACACATCAGTCACGTTTGTTTATGTTCACGGGGGCAAagactttcaaaatgttttactaGTGCAGCTCAAGGGCAAAAAAGTGTGCCTAGTACACAGTAGgcactaaaaatatatttctgaaatgaCCGTGCATACTCCAAAATAAAAGCTAACAGTGGGTGCTTCCTACATGCCAGGTCCTTTAAACACATCACCTGTGGGGCTCCTGgtttgctcagtcggttaagcctctgatttctgCGCATGTCATGATCcgatggttcataagtttgagccccgcgtcaggctctgtgctgacagcccggagccagagcctgcttcagattgtgtgtctccctctttctgcccctccctagctcatgctcgctctctctctcttaaagatgaataaacattttaaaaattaaacacatcaCGTGTTATTTCACTGTATTTggagcatccctggcctctcgCACCTGTCCTTCTGCTTGACTTAGGCTTGCCTACTTCTCTGTCACTACCAACAATCTGGAGGCTCCCAGAGGCCAGAGCTCGTTCTGATACCCTCCGAGCTCCAACAGGAGCCTTTCTGTCCCAGTCCTGTCCCCAGGCTCAATGCCTCCCCACAACGTCCCAGCCACACACCTCGGCCTCCTCGCCGTCACTGCTGCGCTCGCTGTCCTCCTCCTCGGAGAAGTTGCTGTCCTCACTGTCCGACATCTTCTGCTCTTGCAGGAAAAGACGGCCTCAGTGCGTCCCCCAAAcagcagccccacccctgcctcggtttccccgccGGTTCccggagagaaaaaaaaaaatccctcagcGCACTTCCGGCAGCCTGGTTCTGGCAAGGGTGAACCCGAAAGGCTACCCCTTAAGCTATCTGCTACACCTTCCGTGTCCCGGAATCCGGTCTCTAAAGCCTCCCTATGCCCCGGCGACCCCCGGTCCTGCCACCACGGCGTCCTACCCACCCCTCACCGCTCCGGTTCCACCTCAACCTTCGGTACCAGCAGCTGTTCACACGACGCCTGGCACGGACTGATGTGCCCTCTCGCGAGAACCTACGCGTCGACCTCGCATAACGCGAGATTTCCGGGGCTTGTCCCCGGCGACGCACTTCCATGACGCCATCTTGAAAGTGGCAGATCCGGCTCAATGTAGAGCATGGAGTCGACATCTTGGGAGGGTCAAAGAGGAAGGCTGGTTACTCCCCTTCTAGACGGCACTTCCAACCGGGAATTCGTGTTTGAATTTAATAGTGTGGTGTGCCAAGCCGTGAAGAGGCAGGGAATGACCAAATAACAATGAGTTAGCAAATAAATCAGACTTTATCTCCTACCTCCAAAACATTCCTCGGAGGTAAGTACCCCCATTTTGCtgacaaggaaactgaaactcagaaaatAAACTGGACAGGGGCAGACCTAAGACTCCTTCCCCCAAGTTTGAGTGACTCTTAAAactcttgttttcctttacaaATCCCAAAGTTTAAATCAATGTGAATTTACATATTAGTAATTATTTGTCAGACAGATGGCAAAGAGGACCAGGCATGATGAGACAAGGGTAAGAAAAATTCACTtgatgaagagggaaaaaatgagaaacttttttaaaaagtgtttttattttgacagagcgcaagcgagcatgagtgggggaggggcagggagagggagacacaaaatgtgaagcaggctccaggccctgagctgtcagcacagagccggatgcagggctcgaactcactgaccaggagatcatgacctgagccaaagttggacgctcaaccgactgagccacccaggcaccgaaccccacccccccgcccaaatcagaaacttttaaaacacattgcTAAAATTTCTTGCATAAGCATTGAGACACCTGGATTCAGTTTACAGAAATTTAATATGCACCTGGTTACAGAGTAAGATGGTGTGGTCAGGCCAACAGTGGGCTCACAAGACGCTATCAGGGAACGAATACACCACAGGTGTGTCTGTGTGAGCACACACTCCTTGATCCAACAATCTCAGCCTGAACCCAAGACAGACGGGAGGGGCTGGTCattctataaaaatgttttcccttctaTGAGCTTGGTCCCCACATGTTTATACATACTTAATAATTAGGCTTCATGCGTCtagtggagcccaatgcagggcttgaactcgtgaccctgagatcaacagttggacgtgcaactgactgagccacccaggtgcccccaggtttgATTCTTTTACACACCAGCTCTTTAAAATAGGATCCCACATGTAAAATGCCTATTGACACTGCTGCAGAAAGCTATTTACTCCAGGAAAGTGAGGGAGCAGTAATTTTCTCCTCATAGAAGGTTCTTCCTTGGTgtctcagtggttctcaaccctacCACTATGTAAGGATACGTAAGAAGATAGAAGAGAGATGTGcgatagccccaaagtggaaacaacccaatgtccaccatgaggagaatggataaaccaaTTCGGGTGCGTTCATACCATGGAATAGTAACAAACTGCTGATACGCACATgagtgaatctcaaaaacatcatgctgagtgaaagaagccagacactaGAATATGTATAGTATGATTCCGTTCATATGAATCTCTAGAGGCGGCAAAGCTAATTCTATACGGACAGGAAGCAGATTAATGGATGTCTACGACTGGACGTGAAGACTGGGAAGGCGCATAAGGGATGAtgctttggggtgatggaaatgtggctgtgtgtatatatttgtcagAACTCATTGAAATGCACGTTTAAAACGTATGCTTTTTACTGTATACAAATTACATACACATCAATAAAGTTGTATtttcaataaagttgattttcaAACTATAGCTGTTCAGGATGCACCAGAGACCAATTATCAACATCTAGCCTAACCATCAGTGTCACCCGAAAGCTCTCCAGATGGTAATTATTTGCAGCCAGGGACATGAGGCACAAGACTCTCCCTGTCCTgtaggggtggggtgaggttGGAAGACACCTGTGCAATGCTTTGTcccttcctggaagaggagagaggagggagtaCCTCAGATGGAgaagaggggcaggtgggggccaaTTTACCTAACCCCCTACCCCTGTAGGTCAGAGACTTCAGGCTTCagattttcctccttctctcttccccttggtTCCATGGGCTCCAGATGGGGGCCTCTGGCCCAGAAGGAGAAGGCTTTGGATTGGCAGCTGGGGCTGGAGACCAAGTGCCCTCTGTCTCACACCTCCCAGGCCCTCCAGCAGTACTAGGGCGTCTGTGTCCTCCCAGGCTCATGCTGAGGGCAGGTGCCTAGCACAAGCCCCCTGTAATAACTCCAAGAGCTTGGCCAGAAAGAGGGGGACGGGTCTCTGGGGATGTCCTTCACAGGGTGGACAAGGACCCTGGCCAGTCACCCACAGCCGGGACCCCAATGCATCCAGCAGACGCTGTAGCCGGAACACAGCAATCCCCATGGATCGGCCCTCTTCGAACTGGATCACAGAAAGCTCCAGCCGGAAGCATCCCAGAGTCTCAGCAGGACAAACCTGTGGGGACAGAGTGACTTGGTGTCTCTGGGCAAGGGTCTGATCCCAAATCCCCAAACCCAGGGTTTCTGAATTACGTCCTGGCATAAGCCCCTtcacctctttgggcctcagtttcctcatctgtaaaacagaactCTGAATAATCCCTATCTTCAGGGATGATGCTAGCCTATACTGTCTGTGCCTGTGTAAGTTAGAAAATGACActtcttggggcacatgggtggctcagtcggttaagcattcaacttcggctcaggtccatgaccttgtggtccgtgagttcgagccctgccttaggctctatgctgactgctcagagcctggagcctgcttcagattctgtgtgtctctttctctgcccctcccccactcgtgctctgtctctcaagacagaataaacgttaaaaaaaattaaaaacaataaattttaaaaaaataaaacagtactcCTTAAAACACTTCCAAGTGCTGATTTTGTCGGAACAAGATATTTCATTGCCATCAACCAGAAATTGACAAAAATATCCAGGATGTGGATGCTGACCTTGTTGTGGGATTCTTGTGCAGTGTACATCCTTCACATCCATACATGGTGGCcgtatctacctcatagggtcAGGTCAGTGTGAAGACTAAGTAAGCTAATATAGTTAAAGCGTTTAGACCAGTACCTGGCAGAGTGAGCACTATTAAAAATGTCGCTATCATCATCAGTATCTGTTGTTAGGTGCCAGCTGCTGTTCTTGGGGTGGgagacagcagtgaacaaaatgtaTTTGTGATGGCCGGGAGCTGGGTCAGCAGCTGGACAGCAAGAACACCAGcctgctgcctcctgccccaAACATACATGTGTTCTCAGCCTAGTGGAATTTCCCTAAATTTCCAACTCCAAGTAAAAAGCTAATGAAATACTCACCGAGAGATCATCAGGGGTGTAGAGAGTgccatcatttttgtttccctacaATTGGGGGCAGGGAACAGAATCAGATCTTGGAAGGGAGAGCCTGACCTTTCCTCAAACGTGCCCCACACCCTACCGCCTCCCTGCCTGTCTGCTGGCTCTCCCCTCCGTCTTCCTCACCAGCATCTTCATGATGGCAACAAGGAAGTAGAAAGGCTCCCGAGGGCAGAGGGGTGATCCTAGGCCTCCCAAGGGCCATACCAGCAGAAGGATGGTCCAGAGAGGCCACATGGgcaccctgcccaccccccaggcctTTTCTGGTCCCAGCCCAGGGTCCTGGAAGCAAGAAGTACAGGAACActtgagtggctctgtcggttaagtgtccggctcttggttttggctcaggtcatgatctcacagttcacggaaCAGAGCCAGTGTTGGGTTGTATGCTGACAagctcggaacctgcttgggattctctctctctccctctccctctgcccctcccccaccacgcaCGTGCGCACAggcagtctctctcaaaatagataaacttaaaaaaaaaaagaagtacagagagataaagaaagcTGGAAGACTGAAGTGTCCTGTCCCCTTCGTGTCCATCTCCACTCAACCCACAGATACTCAGGGAATGTTCTTCAAGAGGCCAGGGAAGATGGTGACCCTAGAGTAGGCCCCAGGTCACAGGCCTGCCTGacacctctcccccaccccccacaggaaGATATAAGACTGAGTAAGGGTGTGAGGATCAGCCTAGAGAAATTGGAGGGTTGGGAAGATccgtccccaccctccccaccgccccaagAGATCTATCAGGCAGTACGGCGTGTGAGTGCGTGTGAATCCTGTGGCCTGTCTTCTCAGTGGGAAACACCTATGCTAGGCTTTAGACATATTTGCAGGtgtatatttggggggggggtgcttgctctcttttctacttctagttcttttttcttttttaaatgtttattcatttttgggaaagaggagagagaatgagagggggaggggcagagagaaagagggggggacagagaatctgaagcgggttctgtgctgacagccacaagcctgatggagggctcaaacgcaggaaccgtgagatcatgacctgagctgaagtcagacactcaaccaactgagccacccagtgcccctctaCTTCTATTTCTGTATCAAGtactgtatttctgtatttcaaataTCTTGAAATCTCCATGCTTGTCTGTacctgtctgtcttctttctccgAGGACTGGTCTCTCTGCCTCCGAATCGCCGTCACTTGTGTTTTCTGGATCCATCTGTAATTGATCTTCTGtctgtcctctttctcctcttctccatcggccccttctttgtctttctccttcatgTGTGCCCGTCTCTCTCTTGTGCTGTGTATCTGCGTGTGTGTCCTCCCAGGTCAGCCTCTGGATGCTCCCTTCCTtcacctctcccctctcccacccttttGGAGCTGGACTCTGGGCTGGAGGATCCTCCCTCCTGCCACAGACCCACCTACCAATCTCCACCCTGTCTCCATTTTCCAGGCACCAGGTAAGCGACCACACCCCTTTGAACCTTGAACCTCGGATTCTGCTGCCAGGGACACTGAAGAAACTGTGGGCTCTCTGCAGCCCTGATAAAGAACCCTTTTGACTGGGAAAGGAGTATCCTGTGTGTGGGGGAGCCAAGGGGAACCCAATCCTGAGATTCCTCAGATGGGATTGGGGGGACTGGGGATGGAGAATACTATGGGGAAGGAGCCTGGAGAGTTGGGTGATTTGGGGGAGTGAAGAGATGATTTGAAGGACCCCAGAGAAAGAGGGATTTTAGGGTAGAGACCTTGAAGAGGGGGAATCTGGAGGGAGGGTCTCTAAGAAGTGGCGAATTCTGGGAGAGGGAAATTCCAGGGGAGGCAGTTGCTGGTTAGAGGACGCTCTGAAGGAAACGGAATTCTTAGGAAAGGTAGATTCTGAAGGAGGGAGctctgaaagggagagaaaacttGTGAAAGGAGATTCTGGCGGGGACGTTCTGGGAAAAGTGGACTGCGGGCAGTGGGAGATTCTGGGGCCCTTGAGTGAAGGAAGATTCAGAGAAAGAGGGGCGGGTCTCGTTGAGGGCTCTGAAGAGGAGAGTTCTGGGGGGCGCAAACTGAAACCGGAAGGAAATTCTGGTGAAAGGTAGATTCTGGGGGAAGGGCTCtaaaaggattaaaaacattCTGGGAGAGAATTCTCGAAGGAGGTGGGTTCTGAATCCTGAATCTGGGAATCCTGGCTGATTTCCTGCTGTGGGTTCCGTAGGTGAGATTCCGATGGAGGAGGATTTGGGGAGAAGAGTGTCTAGAGGGCAGGATGGAGTGTACAGGGGAGGATGATTGCTAGAGATGAGGGGCTAAGAAGGGCCCTTTCCAGAGGGTGAAAAGCGACATtttgggtggaggaaggggagggagagtatTAAAGAGCCGAAATGCAAATGAACCGGCCGC
This genomic interval from Panthera leo isolate Ple1 chromosome E2, P.leo_Ple1_pat1.1, whole genome shotgun sequence contains the following:
- the LOC122208593 gene encoding uncharacterized protein LOC122208593 isoform X6, translating into METGWRLIHSTRERRAHMKEKDKEGADGEEEKEDRQKINYRWIQKTQVTAIRRQRDQSSEKEDRQGNKNDGTLYTPDDLSVCPAETLGCFRLELSVIQFEEGRSMGIAVFRLQRLLDALGSRLWVTGQGPCPPCEGHPQRPVPLFLAKLLELLQGACARHLPSA
- the LOC122208593 gene encoding uncharacterized protein LOC122208593 isoform X3, producing METGWRLIHSTRERRAHMKEKDKEGADGEEEKEDRQKINYRWIQKTQVTAIRRQRDQSSEKEDRQDPGLGPEKAWGVGRVPMWPLWTILLLVWPLGGLGSPLCPREPFYFLVAIMKMLGNKNDGTLYTPDDLSIRPPCMDVKDVHCTRIPQQGRDKALHRCLPTSPHPYRTGRVLCLMSLAANNYHLESFRVTLMVRLDVDNWSLVHPEQL
- the LOC122208593 gene encoding uncharacterized protein LOC122208593 isoform X1, which produces METGWRLIHSTRERRAHMKEKDKEGADGEEEKEDRQKINYRWIQKTQVTAIRRQRDQSSEKEDRQDPGLGPEKAWGVGRVPMWPLWTILLLVWPLGGLGSPLCPREPFYFLVAIMKMLGNKNDGTLYTPDDLSVCPAETLGCFRLELSVIQFEEGRSMGIAVFRLQRLLDALGSRLWVTGQGPCPPCEGHPQRPVPLFLAKLLELLQGACARHLPSA
- the LOC122208593 gene encoding uncharacterized protein LOC122208593 isoform X2, producing the protein METGWRLIHSTRERRAHMKEKDKEGADGEEEKEDRQKINYRWIQKTQVTAIRRQRDQSSEKEDRQDPGLGPEKAWGVGRVPMWPLWTILLLVWPLGGLGSPLCPREPFYFLVAIMKMLGNKNDGTLYTPDDLSVCPAETLGCFRLELSVIQFEEGRSMGIAVFRLQRLLDALGSRLWEGTKHCTGVFQPHPTPTGQGESCASCPWLQIITIWRAFG
- the LOC122208593 gene encoding uncharacterized protein LOC122208593 isoform X5, whose product is MKEKDKEGADGEEEKEDRQKINYRWIQKTQVTAIRRQRDQSSEKEDRQDPGLGPEKAWGVGRVPMWPLWTILLLVWPLGGLGSPLCPREPFYFLVAIMKMLGNKNDGTLYTPDDLSVCPAETLGCFRLELSVIQFEEGRSMGIAVFRLQRLLDALGSRLWVTGQGPCPPCEGHPQRPVPLFLAKLLELLQGACARHLPSA
- the LOC122208593 gene encoding uncharacterized protein LOC122208593 isoform X4; protein product: METGWRLIHSTRERRAHMKEKDKEGADGEEEKEDRQKINYRWIQKTQVTAIRRQRDQSSEKEDRQDPGLGPEKAWGVGRVPMWPLWTILLLVWPLGGLGSPLCPREPFYFLVAIMKMLGNKNDGTLYTPDDLSVCPAETLGCFRLELSVIQFEEGRSMGIAVFRLQRLLDALGSRLKGQSIAQVSSNLTPPLQDRESLVPHVPGCK